The window TTTGATGATGAAGGAAGTTTTACTGCATTTGAAATCTAAATGAAAAAGGAGGAGTCGCTTATGACTTCAGTTGTTAGATAATTGGTGTCATATGTGATACAATACGCATAATATGAGTATAGATAAACATAACATTATCACGTTGTTGGATGAAAACAGTCAAGATGTAGTGGGAGGATTTCTTTCTCAATTATCCCTGGAATCTCAATACTCTGAGGATGCAAAACTTCATTTAATGTTTTTGCAAAGTATATTTAACTTATTGAGTGTGCAGCCGCTAGAAAATCTTCTTAATACAATGACGGAAATAACAATTACATTCAATGGCTATCCGAGGACAAAAAGATATGAGTTGGTAAAACCTTTGAAAGTTGTTCCGATTTATGAACTTCGATACGCAATGAATCGAAATGAACATTTACGATTTTTGTTCTTTCCATACCTTTATAAAGAGGCTTCCAATTATGTCTTTGTGAAGTACTTCAAAAAAACATTGATCCCAAATGTAGATGAAACTGATAATATGAGAGACCTAACCTATGAAATGTACAAAAGAGTACGACTTAATCCTGAATATTATTTAGAAGGGACTGATTGAATTGAAACGGACAAAAGATCTCTTAGCCATGACTACCTCGATGTTAAAAGAGGGTCATCCCGACTTGAAAGAAACTTTAGACGGGTTATCACCCGTTTACGCAAAAATTATCTTCTCCCGTCGGATTGCACTCGGTTACTCTCAAAGAGAACTTGCTGATATAGCGAACGTCGGACAAAAGACTATATCCCGAGCAGAAGGCGGTTTTGATAATTTATCAACAGAAACATACAATAAAATCTTTCATGCTCTAAAACTTAGCGTGAGAGATGTTGCAGAGGCTATGATTCAGCTTGGTATTGATGAGCAAGCCGTAACGATTTAATCATTGCGAGAAGTCAGAGCAATAAAAAAGGGAATAAAACAGTGCTGTCTCAGAAGTCAATTCCGACTTCGAGGCAGTTTTTTTATGACGAGATTCATTCAAGGAAATTAAATACTAGGGAATTAGAGATATAAATAAATAAGAGGGTTTTTAGCACTACGTGTAGAATATTCTGATTAAGGGGGAGAGATGATGAAGAACTTAAAAACTGTAGAACAAGCAAAAAAAGAAATCGAGAAATTACAAGGGTTTGTTGATTTAGTTGAATCCTTCCATCCGAAGACGCTGGAAGAGCAAATCATTAAGGAGTACGCATACATAGGTAGTGTTGAAAAGGTTGCGAATAAAGTAAATGAATTGGGTTATTCGAATGATGGTCAACCTTTTGAGAAAGAAGATATATCGAACGTTATCAAAAGTAGACCTACGGGAGATCTACATAAATTGATTAAATCAGGATTTTTGAAAAAAACTAGACATACTCGACGTAAAGTTGAAAAATATAGTTGGTAAATTATATTGATTGTGAGTTCACCCGAATTTTGTCAAATGTCAAAGAGAGCTACGGACCAAATCGGTTTTGGCTCTTTTTTATTTTTGATTAATCCTATTGAAACATCTAATATGGAAGTAACATATTAGGACGATGAGGTGGTAACTATGGCTCAGATAATTCGATTCAAAACGAAACAACAATTGGAAACAGAAAAGGCAGGAAGAGTAATGCGTGAGTGGGAAGCTCACTTAGAATGGGAAGATGAAAATTGGCACAAAGTAGTAGATAGAGAAGCCGAAGAACAGAGCTTGTCGCAAGAGGACATTGAGTGGTTGAATGAATGGGTGAAGAAGAATGATTAACATAGAAGTTGATTCGGAAAATAGATGAGCATCTACAAGAACTTGAATCGAATGTGTTTTTCATGAATTCAAATCAACTAGCTTCATATCATCCCAACTTATTGAGCTATGCACTTCAAATACTTTGGGGAATAGGGGTTCTTCCGGAAAATAATTATAATGGATAAGACTTATAAAGTTTTACATATATTTTACTCAAGACCCCATAAGAAGCTTGATAGGAAGGCTTTTTAATGCCTTTATCAACGTCCTCCTGGAATCTAGGTTCAGATAGAACAAGTTTAAAGCGCTTTTCGTTTTTGGGGGAATACGTGAAAATGAAAAATGTCACTGACAGTACGTAGTGGGTATCATTACACATTTGAATGTGTAAGAAGCGACCCGTCCGTGGTCGCCATTTTTTTGTTAACAAGCGTGCTGTTGATGCTGTCGGGATATACGTATGGGCGATTGAGCAATTGAACAGTTGATATGTTATGTATGTATACATTTCATATTTTAATTTAATTCCTAGTCCGAACCAAGTCGTTTTGCCTTGGTTTGGATTGTTCGTTGAAGGATTTGTTAATACATCAAATTTAGTAACACTTCGGTAATTAATAAAATTAATCTAATTAAAAAAACCTTCAATTTTTCCACCTCCTTACTCAAAGGGGTTTGTGACGTTCTAGTGTATGCTTTGCAAAGATTATTATAACTCCAAAGCGAAGGGGTGAAACGCACTGATCTGATGTGAAAGAAGCCCATATTGATAACCTTGAATGGAAAAAGTGTATTACGGTATATATTTCATATTAATACGCAATACGATCATAAGGCGTAGGAAAGAGCGGTTCGAGGGCAGGCAGTAATTGAAGAAACTAGCACCGATACATACGAGTGATAAATAAAGGATATTTACCCTTCTTGGCGAATTTTGTGAAGTGGAGGTGCGGTTATGTGGAAAAAAGACTATCATGAATTAATGTATTCTAAAGATATTCAGAAGATAAATCCAACAGAAGCTTTTATGTTGAAATACTCCAAGATACCGCCATCATTGTTCAAATTCAGAGCAATTAACGAATTTTCAATAGATAACTTGAAAAATGATACAGCATGGTTTAGCAAAGCTACTGAATTCAATGATCCATATGACAGTGGACTAACAATTAATAAAGAAATGGTTCATTATAAAAAAATAAAAGCAGACTTTTTAAAGGCATTTAGCGTGAAATTTAATGTTGAATTTGAAGAAATTGCTAAAATATGTAGTTGCTTGAGTTTGGATGATAGTATTACTGTATTAATGAAAACTCTTGATGCCAGTGATTCGCAAGCTGAAAGTATACGAAAAGAAGTCGATAGAATTAAAAATGGAACTTCAGATATTTACGATAAGTTCATTTCTGATATTAGTTTGGAATACCAACAAAGGATTTTTGTATCTTGTTTTAGTGAGAAAGATGATTCGATGTTAATGTGGAGTCATTATGCAAGGAATCATACAGGTATGTGTATCGAGTATGATTTTGCTGCTCTTGATTTCAAAAATAAATTAGTATGGGACCTCCATCCGGTAAAGTATATATATGATTTATTAGACATAAACGAGTATTCAGAAGAGGTTCGAAAAAAAATGTCTATCCTTACTCTTGCTGCAATATCAAAATCATTGGAGTGGGAGTATGAAAAAGAATGGAGAATAATTTTATTTGAAGATAAACATAATGAATCTTTTAATAGTAAATTAGTGACACCAAAAAGTATCATTTTGGGTTCTAGGATAAGTGTAGAAGATAAAGAATTAATAGTAGATATCGCTAAGTCTAAAAATATTCCTCTGAAACAAGTTCAACTAGATAGAACTAAATATGGCTTGTTAGTAAATGAACTTCTCATATAGATTTCGGGAATTACTGGAAAAATATGTACTATTTTGTGTAGGCTTTTCAATCGGAAAATGCAACTAGCATGAAGGGATGCGTGCGAGCGACATACCTCCTCCTAACAGCCCCGATACATACGGTCGATATTAATAATATTTGAGAGGTTAAGCCTTCTTTGGTGTATAGTAATCGATGGGGAGGGGGAAATAATGTTATTTGAAAAACTCAACAAAGATAGAATTGGGGAAATGGCTCTTAGATTACCACTTGCGTCACTCCAAGCGAATCACAAAAGGGTTCAATATACTGTGAAGGACTATATATCACCTGGTGAAAACGATTTAGAAGGACAATTTGTTAGAGATTTATTTGTTTTAACGACAGATGAAATAATCGAGAAATGGTTCGATGGAAAAGATGAAGCGTTAAACTTATTAATGAATTTAATGCAACAATGACGAACTGCATCCACAGACGGGGGTGCTTTTTCTATGTTCAGAAATGCAACTAGCATGATAGGGGTGATACAT of the Sporosarcina sp. FSL K6-1508 genome contains:
- a CDS encoding helix-turn-helix transcriptional regulator, with amino-acid sequence MKRTKDLLAMTTSMLKEGHPDLKETLDGLSPVYAKIIFSRRIALGYSQRELADIANVGQKTISRAEGGFDNLSTETYNKIFHALKLSVRDVAEAMIQLGIDEQAVTI
- a CDS encoding DUF2971 domain-containing protein, which codes for MWKKDYHELMYSKDIQKINPTEAFMLKYSKIPPSLFKFRAINEFSIDNLKNDTAWFSKATEFNDPYDSGLTINKEMVHYKKIKADFLKAFSVKFNVEFEEIAKICSCLSLDDSITVLMKTLDASDSQAESIRKEVDRIKNGTSDIYDKFISDISLEYQQRIFVSCFSEKDDSMLMWSHYARNHTGMCIEYDFAALDFKNKLVWDLHPVKYIYDLLDINEYSEEVRKKMSILTLAAISKSLEWEYEKEWRIILFEDKHNESFNSKLVTPKSIILGSRISVEDKELIVDIAKSKNIPLKQVQLDRTKYGLLVNELLI